Proteins encoded together in one Telopea speciosissima isolate NSW1024214 ecotype Mountain lineage chromosome 4, Tspe_v1, whole genome shotgun sequence window:
- the LOC122658856 gene encoding subtilisin-like protease SBT3.9 isoform X5 has product MGRLLASWILVRTYQPYLLLYFVICFSLFVYFCVGIWPESPSFRDNDMGGVPCRWNGVCQEGEEFNISNCNRKIIGARWYFKGYEAEFGKLNTSGRVEFLSPRDVVGHGTHTSSIAAGALIQNASFKGLAQGLARGGAPASRLAMYKVCWSTGGCSSADLLAAFDDAISDGVDVLSISLGSSTPLSSYVEDVLAIGSFHAVANGITVVCSAGNSGPFSQTVSNTAPWIITVAASTIDRAFPTAFTLGNNLTFVGQALYTGNHVEKLYPIVYGEDIASTDSDEDKARSCDVDSLNATLARGKVVLCFQSWLQRSPSVALASIMGAKGVGLIFAQLPTKDVAISSGIPCVQVDITVGTSVLIYMTTTRNPVVRFSLTKTTLGRQISPEVAFFSSQGPSSLSPSVLKPDIAAPGVNILASWSPASSLVPDVGQKQLPSLDFKIDSGTSMSCPHISGIVALIKSIHPDWSPAAIKSALVTTASVKDEYGGQSAVAEGAPHKQADPFDFGGGNVIPNKAADPGLIYDIEILDHTYFLCSMGYNDSAVSLMTRHQTVCDRETSWSQADLNLPSISIPELKKSLTVWRTVTNVGPVMSLYTARVEAPPGVIVVVEPAILSFNSTANKLKFKVTLHSILEVQGTYTFGSLSWEDGVHVVRIPLIVRPVIDDFYAET; this is encoded by the exons ATGGGTCGATTATTGGCATCATGGATACTGGTGCGTACATATCAGCCGTATTTGCTTTTGTATTTCGTGATTTGCTTTTCTCTATTCGTGTATTTTTGTGTAGGAATATGGCCCGAGTCTCCGAGCTTCCGGGACAATGACATGGGCGGGGTTCCATGTCGATGGAATGGGGTATGCCAAGAAGGAGAGGAGTTCAATATCTCCAATTGTAATAG GAAAATTATTGGTGCACGTTGGTACTTTAAAGGGTATGAAGCTGAATTTGGAAAGCTGAATACAAGTGGCAGGGTTGAGTTCTTATCTCCCCGGGATGTGGTGGGCCATGGCACTCACACTTCGTCTATCGCAGCTGGTGCGTTGATACAAAACGCAAGCTTCAAGGGACTCGCTCAGGGACTTGCAAGAGGTGGTGCTCCAGCATCTAGGTTAGCTATGTACAAAGTCTGTTGGTCAACTGGTGGCTGTAGCTCGGCTGACCTTCTTGCAGCTTTTGATGATGCCATTTCTGATGGAGTGGATGTGCTTTCTATCTCCCTCGGCTCATCAACACCACTTTCTTCTTATGTTGAGGATGTTTTGGCCATTGGTTCATTCCATGCTGTGGCTAATGGGATAACTGTAGTCTGCTCAGCCGGAAATTCTGGTCCTTTCTCACAGACGGTTTCAAATACGGCTCCCTGGATTATAACGGTTGCAGCTAGCACAATTGATAGAGCCTTTCCCACTGCATTTACTCTGGGGAACAACTTAACTTTTGTG GGTCAAGCTTTGTACACGGGGAATCATGTGGAAAAGTTATACCCAATAGTTTATGGAGAGGATATTGCTTCCACTGATTCTGATGAAGATAAAGCAAG gAGCTGTGATGTAGACTCTCTGAATGCCACTTTAGCaagaggaaaggtggttctCTGTTTCCAATCTTGGCTACAGAGGTCACCTTCTGTTGCTTTAGCAAGCATAATGGGAGCTAAGGGTGTTGGACTCATCTTTGCTCAGCTTCCAACAAAGGATGTAGCTATTTCCTCCGGAATTCCATGTGTTCAAGTGGACATAACTGTAGGAACATCTGTGCTGATATACATGACAACCACCAG AAATCCAGTAGTCAGATTCAGCCTTACAAAAACAACTCTAGGGAGACAAATTTCCCCAGAGGTGGCATTCTTTTCGTCTCAAGGACCTAGTTCGCTTTCTCCCTCAGTGTTGAAG CCTGACATTGCTGCTCCTGGGGTTAATATCTTAGCATCCTGGTCCCCTGCTTCTTCTTTGGTGCCTGATGTGGGTCAAAAACAATTACCTTCACTTGACTTCAAGATAGACTCTGGAACCTCCATGTCTTGTCCTCATATTTCAGGTATTGTGGCACTTATCAAGTCTATACATCCCGACTGGAGCCCTGCGGCAATAAAATCTGCATTGGTCACAACAG CCTCTGTGAAGGATGAATATGGTGGTCAGAGTGCAGTGGCTGAGGGAGCTCCACACAAGCAGGCTGATCCATTTGATTTTGGAGGCGGCAACGTCATTCCTAACAAAGCTGCAGATCCGGGTCTTATATATGACATAGAAATCTTAGACCACACATATTTCCTTTGTTCAATGGGCTACAATGACTCTGCTGTGAGTTTAATGACAAGGCACCAGACAGTCTGTGACCGTGAAACATCGTGGTCTCAGGCGGACCTCAATCTGCCATCCATCTCCATTCCAGAGCTAAAGAAGAGCTTGACTGTCTGGAGAACAGTTACAAATGTGGGTCCTGTTATGTCTCTATACACTGCTCGGGTTGAAGCTCCTCCAGGTGTAATTGTGGTAGTTGAACCAGCAATTCTGTCATTCAATTCGACGGCAAACAAGCTGAAGTTCAAGGTGACTCTCCATTCCATTCTAGAAGTGCAAGGTACATACACCTTTGGAAGTCTTTCATGGGAAGACGGTGTACATGTAGTAAGGATACCATTGATTGTTCGGCCTGTTATTGATGATTTCTATGCAGAAACATGA